One genomic region from Muriicola soli encodes:
- a CDS encoding HD family phosphohydrolase: MEDSLDKLYKNQSLIYKYVLYFVTIGCIVFFFPRGGQFKYEFQKGKPWQYENLYAPFDFSIKKTADEIALEQRSLQEKQIPYYNYDSSIVAEVRQLFEDSFDEVFTSERYSNSQRRRLKGIGEGILDELYTYGIVDNTAAGTSSEDLYLVKNNEASRVEKDQLYKITEVDSVVQESLRIRRSGQYYSLFQDLFFNIVKPNVSYDADLSKKELEDELSRISTTRGNVDEGILIIARGEVVEAENFTILNSLKAEFESEVWTANNQYFILFGYTILVALVLIMLFLFLKKYRPGIYRNNVKVTFIFFNILLMVFLTTLVVKYDGAYVYVVPLCILPLILKTFFDARLGLFVHVLTVLILGFVVPNSYEYIFLQIIAGIVTILTVSELYKRANLFISVGQITLIYIVGYFAFHIIHEGNLDNINWFTFGFFLLNGMITLFAQPLIYIYEKIFGMVSDVSLLELSDTNSRLLKELSNKAPGTFHHSLQVANLAEAAANAIGANAMLVRVGALYHDIGKMNNPTYFTENQVTNVNPHDDIDPKDSARIIINHVIEGIELAQKNNLPDRVIDFIRTHHGTTKVYYFYKKEMEQNPHVDEADFMYPGPIPFSKETAILMMSDSVEAASKSLVNPSYPMIEEFVEKIVSGQMKGNQFLNANITFKEIEMVKKVLKQKLTNVYHLRVEYPE, translated from the coding sequence ATGGAAGATTCTCTAGATAAATTATACAAGAACCAGTCCCTGATCTACAAGTATGTTCTCTACTTTGTGACCATTGGTTGTATTGTTTTCTTTTTTCCGAGAGGGGGACAATTCAAATATGAATTTCAGAAAGGAAAGCCCTGGCAATACGAAAATCTTTACGCTCCTTTCGATTTTTCCATCAAGAAAACTGCAGATGAAATAGCCCTTGAACAACGGTCCTTGCAGGAAAAACAAATTCCCTACTACAACTACGATTCGTCTATTGTCGCGGAGGTCAGGCAATTATTTGAAGATTCATTTGATGAGGTATTTACTTCAGAGCGTTATTCCAATTCTCAGCGCAGACGATTAAAGGGAATAGGAGAAGGTATTTTGGATGAATTATACACATATGGCATTGTGGATAACACGGCCGCCGGCACTTCTTCAGAAGATCTCTACCTGGTAAAAAACAACGAGGCTTCCCGAGTTGAAAAAGATCAACTTTACAAGATAACAGAGGTAGATTCTGTAGTACAGGAAAGCCTGAGAATTCGACGGTCAGGTCAGTATTATTCGCTGTTCCAGGATCTGTTTTTTAATATCGTCAAACCTAATGTGAGCTATGATGCGGATCTCTCAAAGAAGGAATTGGAAGATGAATTGTCAAGGATTTCCACTACCCGGGGCAACGTAGACGAAGGCATACTCATTATAGCGAGAGGGGAGGTAGTGGAGGCGGAAAACTTTACTATCCTGAACTCGTTGAAGGCGGAGTTCGAATCGGAAGTCTGGACGGCCAACAATCAGTATTTTATACTCTTTGGATACACCATCCTGGTGGCTCTGGTTTTGATTATGTTGTTTTTATTTCTGAAAAAGTACAGACCCGGAATCTATCGTAACAATGTAAAAGTGACCTTCATTTTTTTCAATATCCTCCTGATGGTCTTTCTCACTACCCTGGTGGTAAAATACGATGGCGCTTATGTCTATGTTGTTCCTCTGTGCATTCTCCCCTTGATTCTGAAAACTTTTTTTGATGCCCGACTCGGACTGTTCGTCCATGTTCTTACCGTTCTGATCCTCGGCTTTGTAGTGCCCAATAGCTACGAATACATTTTCCTTCAGATCATTGCGGGAATTGTCACCATACTTACAGTTTCTGAATTGTACAAAAGGGCCAATTTATTTATTTCTGTCGGGCAAATAACCCTGATCTACATTGTCGGATATTTTGCTTTTCATATTATACATGAGGGTAACCTGGATAATATCAATTGGTTTACTTTTGGCTTTTTCCTTTTAAACGGGATGATCACTTTGTTTGCTCAACCCCTGATCTATATTTATGAAAAGATTTTTGGGATGGTCTCCGACGTTTCACTCCTGGAACTGTCAGACACCAATTCGAGATTATTAAAAGAACTCTCCAACAAAGCACCCGGCACTTTTCATCATTCCTTACAGGTCGCAAATCTCGCCGAGGCTGCTGCAAATGCCATTGGGGCCAATGCTATGCTGGTAAGGGTAGGCGCTTTGTACCACGATATAGGCAAAATGAACAACCCTACTTATTTTACCGAAAACCAGGTAACCAATGTGAATCCGCACGATGATATCGATCCCAAGGACAGTGCCAGGATCATCATCAACCACGTCATTGAAGGAATAGAATTAGCACAGAAGAACAACCTGCCCGATCGTGTGATCGATTTTATAAGGACGCATCACGGAACCACAAAGGTTTACTATTTCTATAAGAAAGAAATGGAACAGAACCCGCATGTTGATGAAGCGGATTTTATGTATCCCGGGCCCATACCTTTTTCTAAGGAAACGGCGATTCTGATGATGTCCGATTCGGTAGAGGCGGCATCAAAGAGCCTGGTTAATCCTTCCTATCCGATGATAGAGGAATTCGTCGAGAAAATCGTTAGTGGACAAATGAAAGGCAATCAATTCCTCAACGCGAACATCACCTTTAAGGAGATCGAGATGGTGAAGAAGGTCTTAAAGCAAAAGCTGACGAATGTCTACCATCTCAGAGTAGAATACCCAGAATAG
- a CDS encoding TonB-dependent receptor encodes MKIPLLFCTVLLVFFPNKGTLHAQPSAPGGDENFEKVYLSDAYQEQQSFRDSLFLWQENVRLHTDKSIFLPGEVLFFKADILTGPEQLRVSASEVLKVEFLDKEGVLLMSQFLRIENGMSYGSIEIPRKIDQGHYYLRAYTRWMLNYGPDVLATKEVFITNKRSQSKFNLADVVLRPESGSLIDQLPSQVMVYHKYTSLQQTPVVDSKGRIVTRINDFGRGIGRFLLTPSKDEAYYIMIEEDVLIPLPEVKAKGYTIQTNNLNPDKALIRVEASEQLLKKAVTLNGKRKGQTIFKKEIEFENNSWEQIEIPKNELAEGILELTIEDLSGQVWASRPMQIEQNELQIKVERTTASAGNEIYKVQVLDFLGNPVETELSVSLVEERDAALSGRSAIRDLQEGINSRNQRFIDDMLLLTGQSDEHQNYINANQIPDEITYTFQQGLEFYGQAYDLNNSLLTNTEIQMLITAGEEAYAIETKTNPNGMFKISGMQIDGEAHIIFRTPGEETEEKLVKVVPYEYEIPPLKLSENALIKPKNRKGSDPEMPQRSMQDFSSESESEKLIELDQVTLVATRELQKVTPSRFDLRATRVIEQDLDRPKTLPQLFLNIPGVQVVGLGTLTPRIFIPRAAQLGPLLWVIDGFPLNQTTRLVDVMNLLSFVDVERIELLIGAEASVYGSRAAGGVILIYTRTGSDIDYLERKDAEVQFRGFQESLDFKEYVENKKSKRIAEHVPNTLYWNPQLKTNSNGEAVINLSQSSNNSPISVTIKANTENGLKGNTISFFK; translated from the coding sequence ATGAAGATTCCTCTTTTATTTTGTACTGTTCTTTTGGTTTTTTTTCCTAACAAGGGTACACTCCACGCACAGCCCTCAGCCCCAGGAGGGGATGAAAATTTCGAAAAAGTCTATTTATCTGATGCATATCAGGAACAACAAAGTTTCCGGGATTCGCTCTTTTTATGGCAGGAAAACGTACGATTACACACAGACAAGTCGATTTTCTTACCCGGAGAGGTTTTATTTTTCAAAGCGGATATTTTAACCGGACCTGAGCAACTAAGAGTCAGTGCCAGTGAGGTGTTGAAAGTTGAATTCCTCGATAAAGAAGGCGTATTACTCATGAGTCAATTTCTGAGAATAGAAAATGGCATGAGTTACGGGTCAATTGAAATACCGAGGAAAATTGACCAGGGACACTATTATCTCAGAGCGTATACGCGCTGGATGCTTAACTACGGCCCGGATGTGTTGGCTACGAAGGAAGTTTTCATCACAAATAAGCGATCTCAGTCCAAATTCAACTTAGCTGATGTGGTACTTCGGCCTGAAAGCGGCTCTTTAATAGATCAGTTGCCTTCGCAAGTCATGGTTTATCATAAGTATACTAGTCTGCAACAGACGCCGGTTGTAGATAGTAAGGGAAGGATAGTGACGCGGATAAATGATTTTGGAAGAGGCATCGGAAGATTCCTCCTTACTCCTTCTAAAGATGAAGCCTATTATATAATGATAGAAGAGGATGTGTTAATTCCACTCCCTGAAGTTAAGGCGAAGGGTTATACCATACAGACAAATAATCTGAATCCGGATAAAGCACTCATCAGGGTAGAGGCTTCAGAACAGCTCTTGAAGAAGGCGGTAACTTTAAATGGGAAAAGAAAAGGGCAAACCATTTTTAAGAAAGAAATCGAGTTTGAAAATAATTCCTGGGAGCAGATAGAAATACCCAAAAACGAGCTGGCGGAAGGAATTCTTGAGCTCACCATAGAGGATTTGTCCGGACAGGTATGGGCAAGTCGGCCGATGCAGATCGAGCAGAACGAACTGCAGATCAAGGTTGAACGAACTACAGCTTCAGCGGGAAATGAGATTTATAAAGTACAGGTGTTAGATTTTTTAGGAAATCCTGTTGAGACCGAACTCTCTGTTAGTTTGGTGGAGGAAAGAGATGCTGCATTAAGTGGGAGATCGGCAATTCGAGATTTACAAGAGGGAATTAACTCCCGCAATCAAAGATTTATAGATGATATGCTCCTGCTCACGGGTCAAAGTGACGAGCATCAGAATTATATCAATGCTAATCAGATACCGGATGAAATAACATATACATTTCAGCAAGGACTTGAATTTTATGGACAGGCTTATGATCTAAACAATAGCTTGCTGACAAACACAGAGATCCAGATGCTGATTACGGCAGGGGAAGAAGCCTATGCCATCGAAACAAAAACGAATCCCAATGGGATGTTTAAGATTTCGGGTATGCAGATTGACGGGGAGGCCCATATTATTTTCCGAACCCCAGGGGAAGAAACAGAAGAGAAGTTGGTGAAGGTGGTGCCCTATGAATATGAAATCCCACCGCTGAAATTATCGGAAAACGCTTTGATCAAACCTAAGAACAGAAAAGGTTCAGATCCTGAAATGCCCCAGCGTTCTATGCAGGATTTTAGCTCAGAATCAGAATCTGAAAAGTTAATCGAGCTAGATCAGGTCACCTTAGTGGCTACCAGGGAATTGCAAAAGGTAACCCCTTCACGCTTTGATCTTAGGGCAACGCGAGTGATTGAGCAGGACCTGGACAGACCCAAAACACTTCCACAGTTGTTTCTGAATATCCCGGGGGTACAAGTGGTTGGATTGGGTACGTTAACTCCGAGGATATTTATACCCAGGGCTGCTCAGTTAGGCCCTTTATTGTGGGTGATTGACGGATTTCCCTTGAATCAAACCACACGCTTGGTAGATGTCATGAACCTGTTGAGTTTTGTCGATGTGGAGCGCATAGAATTACTAATTGGTGCAGAAGCATCTGTTTACGGGAGCAGGGCTGCCGGAGGAGTTATTCTGATTTACACGCGCACGGGTTCAGACATAGATTACCTCGAGCGAAAGGACGCTGAGGTACAATTTCGGGGTTTTCAAGAATCACTGGATTTTAAGGAATACGTCGAAAACAAAAAGAGTAAAAGAATAGCGGAGCATGTACCTAATACTTTGTATTGGAATCCACAACTAAAAACCAATAGCAATGGGGAAGCTGTGATCAATTTGTCACAGTCTTCAAATAACTCGCCTATCAGTGTTACCATTAAGGCCAATACTGAAAATGGTTTGAAGGGTAACACGATTTCTTTTTTTAAGTAA
- a CDS encoding dienelactone hydrolase family protein, with translation MKKLKKGEIKQEVFELYDAYAHNKLQRREFIEKLSVYAVGGVTVASLMSFLMPNYKDTLLVKQDDPGLESGFITYDSPKGGGKIKGLLSKPKNTKTALGGIVVVHENRGLNPYVEDTARRAALAGFITLAPDALSPLGGYPGNDDEGRTMQRQRDRYEMLEDFIAAFNYLKDSDDCNGKIGVVGFCFGGWISNMMAVKVPDLAASVPFYGGQPKEDIDKINAPLMLQFAGLDERVNAGWPAYEEALKKHGKEYVAYTYPDVNHGFHNTSTPRYDKEAAELAWGRTIEFFKEKLA, from the coding sequence ATGAAAAAATTAAAGAAAGGTGAAATTAAACAGGAAGTATTTGAATTATACGATGCCTATGCCCACAATAAATTACAACGGAGGGAATTTATTGAGAAGCTTTCAGTCTATGCCGTTGGCGGGGTAACAGTAGCTTCTTTGATGAGCTTTCTGATGCCAAATTACAAGGATACCCTATTAGTGAAACAGGACGATCCCGGCCTCGAATCGGGATTTATCACATACGATTCACCAAAAGGAGGTGGTAAGATCAAAGGCCTGCTTTCTAAACCAAAAAATACGAAAACAGCCTTGGGGGGAATTGTAGTAGTTCACGAAAATCGTGGACTTAATCCTTATGTAGAAGATACGGCCAGACGAGCAGCCCTGGCCGGTTTTATCACCCTGGCGCCTGATGCCCTCTCACCTCTGGGAGGCTATCCGGGTAACGACGATGAAGGCAGAACCATGCAACGACAACGCGATAGATATGAAATGCTGGAAGATTTTATTGCCGCTTTCAATTACTTAAAAGATAGTGACGACTGCAATGGAAAAATTGGGGTTGTAGGTTTCTGTTTTGGTGGATGGATCTCAAATATGATGGCGGTAAAAGTTCCTGATCTGGCTGCCTCTGTACCCTTCTACGGGGGTCAACCCAAGGAAGACATCGATAAGATCAATGCTCCCTTGATGCTGCAATTTGCGGGACTGGATGAAAGGGTGAACGCGGGCTGGCCAGCTTATGAGGAAGCGCTTAAAAAACACGGAAAAGAGTATGTGGCTTACACATACCCCGATGTTAACCACGGATTTCACAATACCAGCACGCCGAGATATGATAAAGAGGCTGCCGAACTGGCCTGGGGAAGGACTATTGAATTTTTTAAGGAGAAGTTAGCGTGA
- a CDS encoding tetratricopeptide repeat protein — MNLKEFIKECHQKEVFKNLSIYVVSSWVLIQVFSEVWEPFGLPKISMTYLLLVLIAGFPFYIYLIWRYRLKSSETKLSQREGMKFVKNKSGDEGVESQLKKRKVHLPGIHFYSPFQKMYFTFLFAILLVSVFAVALIVRANFINEPEPGAFAFAKDDSNDKIAVLSFENNTTDEELDVVGKMAVDWIIHGITQNDIGQVISPKVVEQYSTVLKASLLPEEDNGILTEYLKPGKIISGNYYLNKGELLIQCVIMDGNMNETLETIEPVTCESDSPLVCIEMLKQRLLSALLEEDERYTVYEEKPPNYEAYKMMLGMDKYESHTPEYLNLLNEAIALDSTYFEPKLHRMAYYYNLEDFAMADSMVRELASADLKSSRQQNLVKLWTALINGDNKKAFTYLKKEYNTEPDDLNNNSSTMVLALQFVNRPEAVDSVYNNQPIMAYIDSLSCQTCEYRHFSKGMADIALGEPKKAISMFSDYGKVKGFYWIKDVLLYANIRVADSLEVDNILNTIKLTGDFPTWQDKCLLVAEQYLLLGNPSRADFYFKQLLESLEAPSAEATQREKELKAFTHFYMEDFAAAAVIFEDLLKEDPEDIDYHSFLAMSLFKIGQIEKAEKLLEEIENYRADYQYGKIDYAKARFYAVKGDTDLLIQNLIRAVAAGKRYNPGTFHDDVLMKPYTELESFKNVLNFWH; from the coding sequence ATGAATTTAAAAGAATTTATAAAGGAATGCCATCAGAAGGAGGTTTTTAAAAACCTCTCTATATATGTTGTTTCGAGTTGGGTATTGATCCAGGTTTTTTCTGAAGTCTGGGAGCCCTTTGGTTTGCCAAAGATCTCTATGACCTACCTCTTGCTGGTTCTTATTGCCGGCTTTCCCTTTTATATCTATCTCATCTGGCGGTATCGCCTAAAATCATCCGAGACCAAACTGAGTCAGCGTGAAGGGATGAAATTCGTTAAAAATAAATCAGGAGATGAAGGGGTAGAATCACAACTTAAGAAACGAAAGGTACATCTCCCGGGGATCCATTTTTACAGCCCCTTTCAAAAAATGTATTTTACCTTTCTCTTTGCCATCCTGCTTGTTTCGGTATTTGCTGTAGCCCTGATTGTACGAGCCAATTTTATCAATGAACCTGAACCTGGCGCCTTCGCCTTTGCAAAAGATGATAGCAATGACAAGATAGCAGTGCTCTCTTTTGAAAATAACACTACTGATGAAGAACTTGATGTGGTGGGGAAAATGGCGGTCGACTGGATTATTCACGGAATTACACAAAATGACATTGGACAGGTAATATCCCCAAAAGTGGTAGAACAGTATTCCACAGTACTGAAAGCATCGTTACTTCCTGAAGAAGACAACGGTATACTAACCGAATACCTGAAACCCGGAAAGATCATTTCCGGAAACTACTATCTCAACAAAGGTGAACTCCTGATTCAATGCGTTATCATGGATGGGAATATGAATGAAACCCTGGAAACTATTGAACCGGTTACCTGCGAATCAGACAGTCCACTTGTCTGCATCGAAATGCTCAAACAAAGGCTGCTTAGTGCGCTGTTAGAGGAAGATGAACGCTATACGGTATATGAAGAAAAACCCCCTAATTACGAAGCTTACAAGATGATGCTGGGAATGGATAAATACGAAAGCCATACACCGGAATATTTAAACCTTCTGAATGAAGCGATTGCCCTCGACAGTACATATTTTGAGCCAAAACTGCACAGGATGGCCTATTATTATAACCTGGAAGATTTTGCCATGGCCGATTCAATGGTTCGGGAACTCGCATCTGCTGATCTGAAAAGCAGCAGGCAACAAAATCTTGTTAAACTATGGACCGCCCTGATCAATGGTGATAATAAGAAGGCATTTACTTACCTAAAGAAAGAGTACAATACCGAGCCCGATGATCTCAATAACAACAGTAGTACCATGGTTTTGGCACTTCAGTTTGTGAACAGGCCGGAGGCAGTTGATTCCGTCTACAACAATCAGCCGATCATGGCCTATATAGACAGCTTAAGCTGCCAAACCTGTGAGTACCGTCATTTTAGTAAAGGGATGGCCGATATCGCTTTGGGCGAACCCAAAAAGGCCATTTCGATGTTTTCAGACTATGGGAAGGTGAAAGGGTTTTATTGGATAAAGGATGTATTGCTTTACGCGAATATTCGTGTAGCCGATTCCCTGGAGGTCGATAACATTCTCAATACTATAAAGCTTACAGGCGATTTTCCAACCTGGCAGGATAAATGCCTGCTGGTGGCTGAGCAATATCTGCTTCTCGGAAACCCCTCTAGGGCAGATTTCTATTTTAAACAATTATTGGAATCGCTTGAGGCGCCTTCGGCTGAGGCGACTCAAAGGGAAAAAGAATTAAAGGCATTCACCCACTTTTACATGGAAGATTTCGCAGCAGCAGCAGTCATCTTTGAAGATCTGCTCAAGGAGGATCCTGAAGATATTGACTACCATTCTTTTTTGGCGATGTCTTTGTTTAAAATAGGTCAGATTGAAAAGGCAGAAAAGCTATTAGAAGAAATCGAGAACTATAGGGCAGATTATCAATATGGTAAAATCGACTATGCGAAAGCCAGATTTTATGCTGTTAAAGGGGATACTGATCTTCTAATTCAAAACTTGATCCGGGCGGTAGCAGCAGGCAAACGTTATAATCCCGGGACATTTCATGACGATGTCCTGATGAAGCCTTATACAGAATTAGAGAGTTTCAAGAATGTTCTCAATTTCTGGCATTGA
- a CDS encoding tetratricopeptide repeat protein: MNFKSFVKECHDKEVFKNLSIYIVSSWVLIQVFSVIYEPFGLPKISMTYLLLVLLVGFPFYVYLLWRYRLKPLESKFSRRKGLKVTSKTAGSKEELKGLKKRKVHLPGVHFYSPFQKLYFTSLFIISLISLFSAALIVKANFINQDNMSAFTFPEEPDNDRIAVLPFENNTTDPNLDVIGKMAVDWIMHGITQNKVGQVISPKVVEDYTKVLKATLVPSGENGVLKEYLKPSKVVTGTYYLKDGRLLLQCSVLDGNMNRTLVSFEITECDADSPLDCIEAVKQRVLGYLDSKGMAQLALEETPPNYKAYKLWLESDALLELQSDEQLSYINEAIAADSSFFKPKIDRVAYYYNRDQFAVADSLLQVLAAETGTKKEQLNMIKHYEACFNGDNRMAYRTYQEEYNVAPVEIELNLSTMVLALQFVNRPQDVDSIYRAIPEDDFDLDNCISCEYRYFVKGMANLELEQLDETIELLEPYARTAGQEWIKEVLMKAYVMDENHTAVYDLLQHIRLLGRIDYWQLMMLKTGLEYLKSGDDSKANQYFDEVLEYQEKRGALLSLAEREIQAELIFYKKDYPEAQNKFEALLPESGDAIAIQSFLAMTYYKNGNQIMAEESLAKLDNLRAKYQFGEVDYALARYYALTDNEHETLDHLTKAVAAGKRFTSTTFQNDVLFQSMKSKEDFQKILTFWY; this comes from the coding sequence ATGAATTTTAAATCCTTTGTAAAAGAATGTCATGATAAGGAAGTTTTTAAGAACCTTTCCATCTATATTGTCTCCAGTTGGGTGTTAATACAGGTCTTTTCCGTTATTTATGAGCCTTTTGGATTGCCTAAAATAAGCATGACCTACCTTCTGCTTGTTTTACTTGTTGGTTTTCCTTTTTACGTCTACCTGTTGTGGAGGTACCGCTTAAAACCTCTGGAATCAAAATTTAGCCGCAGGAAAGGCTTAAAAGTGACTTCTAAAACCGCTGGTTCAAAGGAGGAATTAAAAGGACTGAAGAAGAGAAAAGTCCATCTTCCCGGAGTTCATTTTTACAGTCCTTTTCAAAAACTGTATTTCACCTCCTTGTTTATAATATCCCTGATTTCCCTTTTTTCCGCTGCCCTGATAGTAAAAGCCAATTTTATCAATCAGGATAATATGAGTGCTTTTACTTTTCCTGAGGAACCGGACAATGACAGGATTGCAGTTCTGCCCTTCGAAAATAATACCACGGATCCCAATCTCGATGTTATCGGGAAGATGGCCGTAGACTGGATCATGCACGGAATTACCCAAAATAAAGTAGGACAGGTGATCTCTCCAAAGGTGGTAGAAGATTACACCAAAGTTCTCAAAGCGACGCTGGTGCCCAGTGGGGAAAACGGAGTCCTCAAGGAATATCTCAAACCCTCAAAAGTAGTTACAGGTACGTATTATCTAAAAGATGGCCGACTACTTCTACAATGCTCTGTTCTGGATGGAAATATGAACAGAACCCTCGTTTCTTTTGAGATCACGGAGTGCGATGCCGACAGTCCGCTCGATTGTATCGAGGCTGTAAAGCAGCGTGTTTTAGGTTATCTCGATTCTAAGGGGATGGCACAACTGGCTTTGGAAGAGACCCCGCCTAATTACAAGGCGTATAAATTATGGCTGGAAAGTGATGCCTTGCTGGAATTACAGTCCGATGAACAACTCTCTTACATCAACGAGGCGATCGCTGCAGACAGTAGTTTTTTTAAACCCAAAATAGATCGGGTAGCTTACTACTACAACCGAGATCAGTTTGCGGTGGCTGATTCCCTGCTACAGGTGCTTGCAGCTGAAACCGGGACCAAGAAGGAGCAACTCAATATGATCAAACACTACGAGGCATGCTTTAATGGGGACAATCGGATGGCTTACAGGACCTACCAGGAAGAGTACAATGTTGCCCCGGTAGAGATCGAACTCAATTTGAGCACCATGGTCCTCGCCCTTCAATTTGTAAACAGACCACAGGATGTGGACAGTATTTATAGAGCTATTCCTGAAGATGACTTTGATCTCGATAATTGCATTTCCTGTGAATATCGATATTTCGTAAAAGGGATGGCCAACCTTGAACTGGAACAGCTTGATGAGACGATCGAATTGTTAGAACCCTATGCCCGTACTGCCGGACAGGAATGGATAAAGGAAGTTTTGATGAAAGCCTATGTCATGGATGAAAATCACACAGCGGTATACGACTTGTTACAACACATCCGACTGTTAGGCAGAATAGACTACTGGCAGCTGATGATGTTAAAAACCGGACTGGAATATTTAAAGTCAGGTGACGATTCAAAGGCAAATCAATACTTTGATGAGGTTCTTGAATATCAGGAAAAGAGAGGTGCTTTATTAAGTCTGGCAGAAAGAGAAATTCAGGCCGAGCTCATATTTTATAAAAAGGATTACCCGGAAGCTCAGAATAAATTTGAAGCACTGTTGCCCGAGAGTGGAGACGCCATCGCTATCCAATCGTTTTTAGCTATGACCTATTACAAGAACGGCAACCAGATAATGGCTGAGGAATCCCTGGCCAAACTTGATAATCTGCGAGCCAAGTATCAGTTTGGAGAGGTCGATTATGCCCTGGCCAGATACTATGCTTTAACTGATAATGAGCATGAAACCCTGGATCATCTTACAAAGGCTGTGGCTGCAGGTAAACGATTTACCAGCACCACCTTTCAGAATGATGTGCTTTTTCAATCGATGAAATCAAAAGAGGACTTTCAGAAAATCCTGACCTTCTGGTATTAA
- a CDS encoding caspase family protein: MFNSENNYALIIGVGGDKIEYTVNDARMLHESLIDDKLIGYPKENVILRTEAEASREGILEAFDELKEKTNEDSTILLYYSGHGGKYSDQHKFFLQPADMTADNIEETMITDKELREKINALPSNKLVLFLDCCHAEGMVQSGIKGLYGMAQKLKDEQGVWIMASCQDNEKSYGHGDHSFFTQALLDVLAGQHVRPFTDPEVSMMDVVEYIFNAVPKMASNCEDEEGNAVVQTPYFKTQMTENLILSHFPQNAQEHEAIIAELEPNLEALDEDSFIKLIKSMEAVGRVEDAIEALNNNKRTKSDPDLMETLGDLYRNYYIKHRLQKEGQEALEIYKKAYELAVKTDDEEQVFTNAVKVAFMMAKLDLSKREMREYAATAISAADQYPYESVPKFVTMAEASIFLGDLDASKKHYATVDEKAGIRYKMKCYERAVLIYDTLYDTKNEKDPYIEYLSDTLLS; encoded by the coding sequence ATGTTCAACTCAGAAAATAATTATGCGCTCATCATAGGTGTGGGCGGGGATAAAATAGAATATACCGTAAATGATGCGCGGATGCTTCATGAAAGCCTGATCGATGACAAACTCATCGGCTATCCAAAAGAAAATGTTATCCTAAGGACAGAGGCCGAGGCCAGCAGGGAGGGTATCCTTGAGGCCTTTGATGAGCTCAAAGAAAAAACAAATGAAGATTCTACCATATTGTTGTACTACTCCGGGCACGGGGGCAAGTACAGTGATCAGCACAAATTCTTCCTTCAACCTGCAGATATGACTGCTGATAATATTGAAGAGACCATGATTACGGATAAAGAATTACGAGAGAAGATCAATGCGCTCCCTTCAAATAAACTCGTGCTGTTTCTCGATTGCTGCCATGCAGAGGGGATGGTACAAAGCGGGATTAAAGGTCTCTACGGGATGGCGCAAAAACTCAAGGATGAACAGGGGGTCTGGATCATGGCTTCCTGCCAGGATAATGAGAAATCATACGGCCATGGGGATCACAGTTTCTTTACACAAGCCTTGCTCGATGTGCTGGCAGGTCAGCACGTCCGACCTTTTACCGATCCTGAAGTCAGCATGATGGACGTAGTGGAGTATATCTTTAACGCGGTTCCAAAAATGGCTAGTAACTGTGAAGACGAGGAAGGAAATGCTGTCGTACAAACCCCGTATTTTAAAACTCAGATGACTGAAAATCTAATCCTTAGCCATTTCCCACAGAATGCACAAGAGCACGAAGCCATAATAGCTGAATTAGAGCCCAATCTGGAAGCTTTGGACGAGGACAGCTTTATTAAATTGATCAAATCTATGGAAGCGGTAGGGCGTGTTGAAGATGCCATTGAGGCGCTTAACAACAATAAAAGGACCAAATCTGATCCGGATCTCATGGAAACCCTGGGCGATCTTTACCGAAACTACTACATAAAACACAGATTGCAAAAGGAAGGACAGGAAGCCCTCGAAATCTATAAAAAGGCCTATGAACTGGCGGTGAAAACAGATGACGAGGAACAGGTTTTTACAAATGCGGTGAAAGTTGCCTTTATGATGGCCAAACTCGATTTGAGTAAAAGGGAAATGAGGGAATACGCAGCTACGGCCATAAGCGCTGCCGATCAATATCCCTATGAGAGTGTACCCAAATTTGTTACCATGGCTGAGGCGAGCATCTTTCTCGGCGATCTTGACGCTTCAAAAAAGCATTATGCCACAGTTGATGAGAAAGCGGGGATCAGATATAAAATGAAGTGCTATGAAAGGGCAGTGCTTATCTATGATACCCTTTACGACACGAAGAATGAAAAAGACCCCTACATTGAATATTTAAGTGATACCCTTTTGAGTTAA